A genomic region of Candidatus Stoquefichus sp. SB1 contains the following coding sequences:
- a CDS encoding calcium-translocating P-type ATPase, PMCA-type — MKGYNQSVDDVILNLKTDAKMGLSSIEAEKRLKTYGPNQLEKAKNKSNLNKFVDQFKDAMIIILLIAAAISFGIALQEKEVSAFFEPLLILFIVVLNAIMGVFQENKAEKSLEALMSLSSPHARVIRDNQEKIIDAKDLVIGDLIKVEAGDLIPADARIIAASSLKSEESALTGESVPVDKNANLIDADDVAIGDRFNMLYCGCCITYGTALAIITHTGMETEMGKIAKLLNREEETKTPLQQKLAELGRLLGILAVVICIIIFIIGLLDGISWIEIFMTSVSLAVSAIPEGLPVIVTIVLSIGVGKMAKHNAIVKKLPAVETLGSTSVICSDKTGTLTQNKMTLVKAFTDQQILEDIHEQNCPEILELLKYGTLCSNGSVTQQNDETIHIGDPTETSIIAATLKNHIDIDQLHQQYPRIYELPFDSDRKLMSVIIKKDDQFLVITKGACDELLKKCQYGNLHEAMLKAEELSQNALRVIAVAYKYIDEIPTHPTCETIETNLTFMGLVGMIDPPRDEAKIAVATCLKAGIKPVMITGDHIITASAIAKELGILQPGDETMTGHQLALLSDEQLDQKVQNISVYARVSPEDKIRVVKAWQRQNAVVSMTGDGVNDAPALKASDIGCAMGITGTDVAKSAADLTLMDDNFATIVEAVKEGRGIYQNIRKAIGYLLGTNIGEILVVFTSMLIFKQAPLLSMQLLWINLVTDSLPAIALGMEAIEDEVMDMPPRHKNESIFAHRLGLRIAIQGLLFGGLSLFAFYYGKTSLNSVKAGRTLCFMVLALSQVFQSYNMRSHKSLFKIGILSNTMLNKAALISFLLVAAVLFIPPLSMIFGLTQLPIQYYSIGLLLSMSPILFDEVLKAIKIIQ, encoded by the coding sequence ATGAAAGGATATAATCAGTCAGTTGATGATGTGATTTTAAATTTAAAAACTGATGCTAAGATGGGATTATCTTCCATAGAAGCAGAGAAAAGGTTAAAAACATATGGACCTAATCAATTAGAAAAAGCAAAAAACAAATCAAATTTGAATAAATTTGTTGATCAATTCAAAGATGCAATGATCATTATCTTATTGATTGCTGCTGCAATTTCATTTGGGATTGCTTTACAAGAAAAAGAAGTTTCAGCATTCTTTGAACCCTTATTAATCCTATTCATTGTTGTTCTCAATGCAATCATGGGTGTTTTTCAAGAAAACAAAGCTGAAAAATCACTTGAAGCACTGATGTCACTTTCTTCTCCACATGCTCGTGTTATAAGAGATAATCAGGAAAAAATAATTGATGCTAAAGATTTGGTTATTGGTGATTTAATCAAAGTAGAAGCTGGTGACTTGATACCAGCTGATGCAAGAATTATTGCTGCTTCAAGTTTAAAATCTGAAGAATCTGCACTCACTGGTGAATCTGTTCCAGTTGATAAAAATGCCAACCTCATTGACGCAGATGATGTTGCTATTGGTGATCGCTTTAATATGCTTTATTGTGGCTGCTGCATTACATATGGAACTGCCCTTGCGATTATCACTCATACTGGAATGGAAACTGAAATGGGTAAAATTGCAAAACTCTTAAATCGCGAAGAAGAAACAAAAACACCTTTACAACAAAAACTTGCTGAATTAGGACGTTTATTAGGAATACTTGCTGTTGTCATATGTATTATTATTTTCATAATTGGATTGTTAGATGGAATTTCTTGGATTGAAATCTTTATGACATCTGTTTCATTAGCTGTTTCTGCTATTCCGGAAGGTTTGCCTGTTATTGTCACAATTGTCTTATCAATTGGTGTTGGAAAAATGGCCAAACATAATGCAATTGTCAAAAAACTTCCAGCAGTGGAAACATTAGGAAGTACAAGTGTTATATGTTCAGATAAAACAGGAACATTAACGCAAAATAAAATGACTCTTGTAAAAGCATTTACTGATCAGCAGATTTTAGAAGATATCCATGAACAGAATTGTCCTGAAATTTTAGAACTCTTAAAATATGGGACATTATGTTCAAATGGTTCTGTCACACAACAAAATGATGAAACAATTCATATTGGTGATCCAACTGAAACAAGTATTATTGCAGCAACACTTAAAAATCATATTGATATTGATCAATTACATCAGCAATATCCTCGTATATATGAATTACCTTTTGATTCAGATAGAAAATTAATGTCCGTCATTATTAAAAAAGATGATCAGTTTTTAGTCATTACAAAAGGTGCATGTGATGAGCTACTCAAAAAATGTCAATATGGCAATCTTCATGAAGCTATGCTAAAAGCAGAGGAATTAAGCCAAAATGCTTTGCGTGTTATTGCGGTGGCATATAAATATATAGATGAAATACCTACTCACCCTACATGTGAAACGATTGAAACAAATTTAACTTTTATGGGATTAGTAGGAATGATTGATCCACCTCGTGATGAAGCCAAAATAGCAGTAGCAACATGTTTAAAGGCAGGTATTAAACCTGTTATGATTACTGGTGATCATATTATTACTGCAAGTGCTATTGCTAAAGAGTTAGGAATTTTACAGCCTGGCGATGAAACAATGACTGGTCATCAGCTAGCACTTCTTTCAGATGAACAACTTGATCAAAAAGTACAAAACATTTCAGTTTATGCGCGTGTTTCTCCAGAAGATAAAATTCGTGTCGTCAAAGCATGGCAACGTCAAAATGCTGTTGTTTCTATGACTGGAGACGGTGTTAATGATGCACCAGCATTAAAAGCTAGCGATATTGGATGTGCTATGGGAATTACTGGAACAGATGTTGCTAAAAGTGCTGCCGATTTAACATTGATGGATGATAATTTTGCAACTATTGTTGAAGCTGTTAAAGAAGGACGTGGCATTTATCAGAATATTAGAAAAGCAATTGGCTATCTTCTTGGAACAAATATTGGAGAAATTCTTGTTGTTTTTACATCAATGCTTATTTTTAAACAAGCTCCCCTTTTATCTATGCAATTGCTTTGGATTAATCTTGTGACTGATAGTTTACCAGCCATTGCATTAGGTATGGAAGCAATCGAGGATGAAGTTATGGATATGCCTCCAAGACATAAAAATGAAAGTATCTTTGCGCATCGTTTAGGTTTAAGAATTGCTATTCAGGGACTTTTATTTGGTGGTTTATCATTATTTGCATTCTATTATGGAAAAACGTCTTTGAATTCTGTAAAAGCTGGACGTACTCTTTGTTTTATGGTCCTTGCCCTTTCACAAGTTTTTCAATCTTATAATATGCGTTCTCATAAATCATTATTTAAGATTGGTATATTAAGTAATACAATGCTAAATAAAGCTGCATTGATTTCATTTCTCTTAGTCGCTGCTGTTCTCTTTATTCCACCTTTATCAATGATTTTTGGATTAACCCAATTACCTATTCAATATTATTCCATTGGATTATTATTGAGTATGTCACCTATTCTCTTTGATGAAGTTTTAAAGGCTATAAAAATTATTCAATAA
- a CDS encoding diacylglycerol kinase family protein yields the protein MNKAPFYKSLGYAWSGIWACIKKERNMKIHLGMMIAVIICGLIFSLTYTEWIICILLFGIVMALELLNTAVEAVVDLVSPTYHPLAKLAKDTAAGAVLVAAIAAAIIGLMIFIPKLIF from the coding sequence ATGAATAAAGCCCCTTTTTATAAGAGTCTAGGTTATGCATGGAGTGGGATATGGGCATGCATAAAAAAAGAAAGAAATATGAAAATTCATCTAGGAATGATGATAGCGGTTATTATATGTGGATTGATTTTTTCTTTAACTTATACTGAGTGGATAATTTGTATCTTATTATTTGGTATAGTGATGGCTTTAGAGTTGCTTAATACGGCTGTTGAGGCGGTTGTTGATCTGGTGAGTCCTACATATCATCCTTTAGCAAAATTAGCCAAGGATACAGCAGCTGGTGCAGTTTTGGTTGCAGCCATTGCAGCGGCAATCATTGGCTTGATGATTTTTATTCCGAAATTGATATTTTAG
- a CDS encoding NAD(P)-dependent oxidoreductase, whose amino-acid sequence MLIFVNHDDMRSLELMEEMIRRGYYVSDQFKDMKYADVLYLGLKGPDRKNRLLTHQETIMIDQKMLESLKDNCLILTLVHNAYLNELSKQYHFRYIALLDDENFVTKNSILTAEGLIAYLIAHRRMPIYHSHIDILGFGHCAKPIIEYLVAMQAKVRVAVRKGIYQKDIEEMGAEYIRLDDLSLSQSDILINTIPYVVVKEDKLDRVNHHIMIIDIASYPYGIDHHYALSKGLNCQILSSIPCKYAYGYAGKMVADEIERELENA is encoded by the coding sequence GTGTTAATTTTTGTGAATCATGATGATATGCGTTCTTTGGAATTGATGGAAGAGATGATTCGTCGTGGATATTATGTGAGTGATCAATTTAAGGATATGAAGTATGCAGATGTTCTTTATTTAGGGTTGAAAGGACCAGATCGTAAAAATCGTTTGTTGACGCATCAGGAAACAATAATGATTGATCAAAAAATGCTGGAAAGCTTAAAAGATAATTGTTTGATATTGACTTTAGTCCATAATGCTTATCTTAATGAATTATCAAAGCAGTATCATTTTCGTTATATTGCTTTATTAGATGATGAGAATTTTGTAACGAAAAATAGCATTTTAACGGCTGAAGGGTTAATAGCCTATTTAATTGCACATCGGAGAATGCCTATATATCACAGTCACATTGATATATTAGGATTTGGGCATTGTGCAAAACCGATTATTGAATATCTTGTTGCAATGCAAGCAAAGGTAAGAGTTGCTGTTAGAAAAGGTATTTATCAAAAAGATATTGAGGAAATGGGGGCTGAGTATATTCGATTAGATGATTTATCATTATCTCAAAGCGATATTTTAATTAATACGATACCTTATGTTGTTGTCAAAGAGGATAAGTTAGATCGTGTTAATCATCATATCATGATTATTGATATTGCATCTTATCCTTATGGTATTGATCATCACTATGCTTTATCAAAGGGATTAAATTGTCAGATTTTATCATCTATACCTTGTAAATATGCTTATGGTTATGCTGGTAAAATGGTGGCTGATGAAATAGAAAGGGAGTTAGAAAATGCTTAA
- a CDS encoding dipicolinate synthase subunit B, protein MLKLGFCITGSFCSMDDMLYVLKELKDDYDIEVFLTPNVNTMDTRFYSHVELKEKIQEITQKEPHTTIQEAEVYGPMKKLDVVLVYPCDASTLAKLNHGINDNAVTMLIKSSLRNQTPIVLGVYSNDVLYASGQNLLSLMGRKHFYFVPMYQDHYKNKPNSMIACKKKVKDTLNCAIQHLQYQPFVLGYKEV, encoded by the coding sequence ATGCTTAAATTAGGATTTTGTATTACAGGGTCTTTTTGTAGTATGGATGATATGTTATATGTTTTAAAGGAATTGAAAGATGATTATGATATTGAGGTCTTTTTAACACCAAATGTGAATACAATGGATACAAGGTTCTATTCACATGTTGAACTGAAAGAAAAAATTCAGGAAATCACTCAAAAAGAACCTCATACAACTATTCAAGAAGCAGAGGTCTATGGACCAATGAAAAAATTAGATGTTGTTTTGGTTTATCCTTGTGATGCTTCTACTTTAGCAAAATTAAATCATGGAATTAATGATAATGCAGTAACTATGTTAATTAAATCTTCACTAAGAAATCAAACACCAATTGTTTTAGGAGTTTATTCTAATGATGTTTTATATGCAAGTGGACAAAATCTTCTTTCTTTAATGGGACGCAAACATTTTTATTTTGTACCAATGTATCAGGATCACTATAAAAACAAACCTAACAGTATGATTGCTTGTAAAAAGAAAGTAAAAGATACATTAAACTGTGCTATTCAACATCTTCAATATCAGCCGTTTGTATTAGGCTATAAGGAGGTATAA
- the dapA gene encoding 4-hydroxy-tetrahydrodipicolinate synthase has translation MKEIFTALITPFNQDQSIDYPGLYRIMDKLIEEGNKSFLLCGTTGETSTLKLDERRLLVENILEKYPTIRVIVGISSNSTSQVIRHIQMYKDNPRIYAFLVIVPYYIKPSQSGIFKHFDLIAASTEKKIMIYNIPSRCGVAIEVSTVIRLANKHKNIIGMKQCGPLEEIHQIKDALPQFKVYIGDDHLLLEGLKQRADGVISVTSHLDYPLIDEICKNENVFDDRYLKLISEYVFIEPSPAPIKYILSQLGYIQNILRCPLTPIGEESEVKLAPLIEKYKKMI, from the coding sequence ATGAAAGAGATATTTACAGCATTAATTACACCATTTAATCAAGATCAATCAATTGATTATCCTGGACTATATCGAATTATGGATAAATTAATAGAAGAGGGGAATAAATCATTTTTACTTTGTGGAACAACAGGTGAAACATCAACTTTAAAATTAGATGAACGTCGTCTGCTTGTTGAAAATATACTTGAAAAATATCCAACTATCCGTGTCATTGTTGGAATTAGTTCAAATAGCACATCACAGGTTATTCGTCATATCCAAATGTATAAAGATAATCCTCGTATCTATGCTTTTTTAGTAATTGTTCCTTATTATATTAAACCAAGCCAAAGCGGTATTTTTAAACATTTTGATTTAATTGCGGCTTCAACAGAAAAAAAGATAATGATCTATAATATTCCGAGTCGATGTGGTGTTGCGATTGAAGTTAGTACAGTCATTCGTTTAGCAAATAAACATAAAAATATTATTGGTATGAAACAATGTGGTCCATTAGAAGAAATTCATCAAATTAAAGATGCTTTGCCTCAATTTAAGGTTTATATTGGTGATGATCACTTACTGTTAGAAGGATTAAAACAAAGAGCTGATGGTGTTATTTCAGTAACGAGCCATCTTGATTATCCATTAATTGATGAAATATGTAAAAATGAAAATGTTTTTGATGATCGTTATTTAAAACTAATTAGTGAATATGTTTTTATTGAACCATCACCTGCACCTATCAAGTATATCTTAAGTCAGCTTGGGTATATTCAAAATATACTAAGATGTCCCTTAACACCGATTGGAGAAGAATCGGAAGTGAAGTTAGCACCATTAATTGAAAAATATAAGAAAATGATTTGA
- a CDS encoding ribonuclease J, translating into MKRKGEKMKNDIIRFIPMGGQAEMGKSMYCFEINEKIFIIDSGFRFPDSDKLGVDVIIPSFTYLEERLDKIVAIIITHGHDDAMAALPYLLQSVNVPVYAPNLTADLIEQMIDRFQRHNRVKLHLDLHRVKRNASIDIAGVPIEFFPVTHSIPGSVGVALWTDKGYLVYSGEFIIDFGAPEGFRCDIQKMMEIGKKGVLALLVESSSAKHEGYTSPNHKLTNRIDHIFEDSNERIIISSYAQNVFRTKEIIELTKKYKRQIVFYGRDKYDNTNSLLRIGKKSKEPIIDVPAQLLGKKEYIGQAQYDSNYVILLSGSPRHIYHDICDIIDGGDELLKLRKGDTFIVASPVLPGTEKIANKAHNGLYKTDAHIHLLKNKDLFSMHASEEDIKVIIQIFKPKYYIPMKGEYQHLIFNQQIAEEMGIDKEHIIILDNGESIAFKNGELIPGRETFEIEDVMIDGIGIGDVGEKVIDDRIQLANDGVVIVGLTISRETKDIIAQTDCQTRGFVYLKDSEYVIKHIIEICENVVAKLKEDPQLEIAEIRAMMKDQSMKYIIKETGKKPVFIGVVVEI; encoded by the coding sequence ATGAAAAGAAAGGGTGAAAAAATGAAAAACGATATCATTAGGTTTATACCTATGGGTGGACAAGCAGAAATGGGTAAAAGCATGTACTGTTTTGAAATCAATGAAAAGATATTTATAATAGATTCAGGTTTCCGTTTTCCTGATTCAGATAAACTAGGTGTTGATGTGATCATTCCTAGTTTTACATATTTAGAAGAAAGGTTAGATAAAATTGTGGCCATTATTATTACACATGGTCATGATGATGCTATGGCAGCTTTGCCATATTTGCTTCAAAGTGTCAATGTACCGGTTTATGCACCAAACTTAACAGCGGACTTAATTGAGCAGATGATTGATCGTTTCCAACGACATAATCGTGTGAAACTGCATTTAGACTTGCATCGTGTGAAAAGAAATGCTTCTATTGATATAGCAGGTGTTCCAATTGAATTTTTCCCAGTGACACATTCTATTCCTGGAAGTGTTGGTGTGGCATTATGGACAGATAAAGGATATTTGGTTTATAGTGGAGAATTCATTATTGATTTTGGTGCACCAGAGGGATTTAGATGTGATATTCAAAAGATGATGGAGATCGGGAAAAAAGGTGTGTTAGCTTTATTGGTGGAATCATCAAGTGCAAAACATGAGGGCTATACTTCTCCTAATCATAAATTAACAAATCGCATTGATCATATTTTTGAAGACAGTAATGAAAGAATTATTATTTCTAGTTATGCGCAAAATGTTTTTAGAACAAAAGAAATTATTGAATTAACTAAGAAGTATAAACGTCAAATTGTTTTCTATGGTAGAGACAAATATGATAATACAAACAGTTTATTACGTATAGGTAAAAAATCAAAAGAACCAATTATCGATGTACCTGCCCAATTACTAGGTAAAAAAGAATATATTGGGCAAGCACAATATGATAGTAATTATGTCATTTTATTAAGTGGCAGCCCACGTCATATCTATCATGATATTTGTGATATTATTGATGGTGGTGATGAATTATTAAAGTTACGTAAAGGCGATACATTTATCGTTGCATCACCTGTTTTGCCTGGAACAGAGAAAATTGCCAATAAAGCACATAATGGTTTATATAAGACAGATGCACATATTCATTTGTTGAAAAATAAGGATTTATTTTCAATGCATGCATCTGAAGAAGATATTAAAGTGATTATTCAGATTTTCAAACCAAAATATTATATTCCAATGAAAGGTGAATATCAGCATTTGATTTTTAATCAGCAGATTGCTGAGGAAATGGGTATTGATAAAGAACATATCATTATTTTAGATAATGGTGAGAGTATTGCGTTTAAAAATGGAGAATTAATACCTGGACGTGAAACTTTTGAAATTGAAGATGTCATGATTGATGGTATTGGAATAGGTGATGTTGGTGAAAAGGTGATTGATGATCGTATTCAATTAGCTAATGATGGTGTGGTTATTGTTGGTTTGACTATCTCTCGTGAAACAAAGGATATTATTGCTCAGACTGATTGTCAAACAAGAGGGTTTGTCTATTTGAAGGATTCAGAGTATGTGATTAAACATATCATTGAGATTTGTGAAAATGTTGTTGCAAAATTAAAAGAAGATCCTCAATTAGAAATTGCCGAAATTAGAGCTATGATGAAAGATCAGTCAATGAAATATATTATTAAGGAAACAGGGAAAAAACCAGTTTTTATAGGGGTTGTTGTAGAAATCTAA
- a CDS encoding DNA translocase FtsK, producing the protein MAKTKRSKKSKEQIIEETLRLRIISLLLIFLIVIAALRLGVIGQTLHQCFAFMVGNLFGVVYLGLILFLCYIIYKATIPRLNGPEAIGIYLISVSALTMASIPSNPQVKGLGVINTYIQSRLNNKGGFLGTVFYGVFSSLFDNLGALILAIVILLIGCVLLFSKIYMKHQSQVKKKKKKTVKTKVENQPDPAVQTIVLKKKSHFFDFLSKDEEIPLFPDDVFEDPIEQTPIEEEITSAFEFDEQKMKLDIKEMEPPKEEKIEEEKIIKPTIKTSSHYQLPPLSLLSTKSTNNASKERSSANKNAARLTSVLKQFGVNATIENAFIGPTITKYELKLETGTRVNKILQLQDDIKLALATADIRIEAPIPGKPYVGIEVPNQSASMVGFKDVFKTLQSSKKLMDNKLVVALGKDVSGQPIYAELDKMPHLLIAGATGSGKSVCVNTIISSILMRARPDEVKLILVDPKKVELSVYNGIPHLLAPVVTDPKKAAAVLREVVAEMERRYDVFASVNARNIKSYNAFAHEYNVGKDESEQKEILSYHVIILDEVADLMMVASKEVEDCIMRISQMARAAGIHLIVATQRPSTDIITGVIKANIPSRIAFAVSSSIDSRTILDTSGAEKLLGKGDMLFSPMGASSPIRVQGCFVSDDEVAEIVHYVSSQQEAIYEERYVNAKSLSSGSSTSGDGYDDEDEEYENCREFVIQAQKASTSLLQRKFRIGYNKAARIIDRLEEEGVIGPQLGSKPREVFIRQYHEEDL; encoded by the coding sequence ATGGCCAAGACAAAGCGTTCTAAAAAATCTAAAGAACAAATTATTGAAGAAACATTAAGATTAAGAATTATATCATTATTGTTAATTTTCCTGATTGTAATTGCTGCTTTAAGGTTAGGGGTCATTGGTCAAACTCTTCATCAGTGTTTTGCTTTTATGGTTGGTAATTTATTTGGTGTTGTCTATTTAGGTTTGATTCTTTTTTTGTGTTATATCATATATAAAGCAACAATTCCTCGTTTGAATGGACCAGAGGCTATTGGTATTTATTTGATTTCAGTCAGTGCTTTAACAATGGCTTCAATTCCTAGTAATCCACAAGTGAAAGGATTAGGGGTTATTAATACATATATTCAAAGTCGTTTAAATAATAAAGGTGGTTTTTTAGGAACTGTTTTTTATGGTGTCTTTAGCTCTTTGTTTGATAATTTAGGAGCACTTATTTTAGCGATTGTGATTCTTTTGATTGGATGTGTCTTATTGTTTAGTAAAATTTATATGAAACATCAATCTCAAGTTAAGAAAAAGAAGAAAAAAACAGTGAAAACCAAAGTTGAGAATCAACCAGATCCAGCTGTTCAAACAATTGTTTTAAAAAAGAAATCACATTTCTTTGATTTCCTTTCCAAAGATGAAGAAATTCCTTTATTTCCTGATGATGTTTTTGAAGATCCAATCGAGCAAACACCTATAGAAGAAGAAATTACAAGTGCCTTTGAATTTGATGAACAAAAGATGAAATTAGATATTAAAGAAATGGAACCACCTAAAGAAGAAAAGATTGAAGAAGAAAAAATAATCAAACCAACAATCAAAACATCTTCCCATTATCAATTACCACCATTATCTTTATTATCAACAAAATCAACTAACAATGCTTCCAAAGAAAGAAGTTCAGCTAATAAAAATGCTGCTCGACTAACAAGTGTCTTAAAACAATTTGGAGTTAATGCAACAATAGAAAATGCATTTATTGGACCAACAATTACAAAATATGAATTAAAATTAGAAACAGGAACAAGAGTCAACAAAATCTTACAATTACAAGATGATATTAAACTTGCTTTAGCAACCGCTGATATACGTATTGAAGCGCCTATTCCTGGTAAACCTTATGTAGGAATAGAAGTTCCAAATCAGTCGGCTTCAATGGTTGGATTTAAAGATGTTTTTAAGACATTACAATCTAGTAAAAAACTTATGGATAACAAACTTGTTGTTGCTTTAGGAAAAGATGTTTCCGGTCAGCCGATTTATGCTGAATTAGATAAAATGCCCCATTTATTAATTGCAGGAGCTACAGGTTCTGGGAAATCAGTATGTGTCAATACAATTATTTCATCTATTTTGATGCGTGCAAGACCTGACGAAGTTAAATTAATATTGGTAGATCCTAAAAAAGTTGAATTATCTGTTTATAATGGAATTCCTCATTTATTAGCACCAGTAGTGACTGATCCAAAGAAAGCAGCTGCTGTTTTAAGAGAAGTTGTTGCAGAAATGGAACGCCGATATGATGTTTTTGCTAGTGTTAATGCTAGAAATATTAAAAGTTATAATGCGTTTGCGCATGAATATAATGTAGGAAAAGATGAGTCAGAACAAAAAGAAATTCTTTCATATCATGTGATTATATTAGATGAGGTTGCAGATTTGATGATGGTAGCAAGTAAAGAGGTTGAAGACTGCATTATGCGTATTTCACAAATGGCGCGTGCTGCTGGTATTCATTTAATTGTTGCCACACAACGTCCATCAACGGATATTATTACTGGTGTTATTAAAGCCAATATTCCTTCACGAATTGCTTTTGCAGTTTCTTCAAGCATTGATTCACGAACGATTTTAGATACATCAGGTGCTGAAAAATTATTGGGAAAAGGGGACATGCTATTTTCACCAATGGGTGCTTCATCACCGATTCGTGTTCAAGGTTGTTTTGTTTCTGATGATGAAGTGGCAGAGATTGTTCATTATGTGTCTTCCCAACAAGAAGCAATATATGAAGAGCGTTATGTCAATGCCAAGAGTTTATCTTCAGGTTCTTCGACTAGTGGAGATGGTTATGACGATGAAGATGAAGAATATGAAAATTGTCGTGAATTTGTTATTCAGGCTCAAAAAGCCAGTACATCTTTATTACAAAGAAAGTTTAGAATTGGCTATAATAAGGCAGCACGTATTATTGATCGTTTAGAAGAAGAAGGGGTAATTGGACCTCAACTCGGCAGCAAACCAAGAGAAGTTTTTATACGTCAATATCATGAAGAAGATTTATAA
- a CDS encoding BMP family lipoprotein, translated as MKKMFASLLALSLMLVGCGGGSDEKKDDTPVIALVTDQGTISDKSFNQSAWEAVEQYAKEKGLGNKYYKPATFDTAGYTAQIENAVDNGAKVIVCPGFKFSETIANVQEKYKDVKFILIDATPADAKGNAVDPKDNVYCALYKEQQPGYLAGYAAVKEGYTKLGFMGGIALPAVINYGYGYLQGANDAAKELGINVEVKYAYTGTFNESPDIKSKAAGWYNTGTEVIFSCGGQICNSVFAAAEESNKMSIGVDSDQKDASKTVLTSAMKGVKKTVYDEIAAAFDNTFKGGVHTLDATGNYVGLSEDFTRFKKFTKSDYDKVFETVKSDKVKIVTNADVDKNAQGDPNTKVLKDTFTNIKVTYDK; from the coding sequence ATGAAAAAAATGTTTGCGTCATTATTGGCATTATCATTAATGCTAGTTGGATGCGGTGGTGGATCAGATGAGAAAAAAGATGATACACCAGTGATTGCTTTAGTTACTGATCAGGGAACTATTAGTGACAAATCATTTAACCAATCTGCATGGGAAGCTGTAGAACAGTATGCAAAGGAAAAAGGCTTAGGTAATAAATATTATAAGCCAGCGACATTTGATACTGCTGGTTATACTGCTCAAATTGAAAATGCAGTTGACAATGGTGCTAAGGTTATTGTTTGTCCAGGATTTAAATTCTCTGAAACAATTGCAAATGTTCAAGAAAAATACAAAGATGTTAAATTTATTTTAATTGATGCAACACCTGCTGATGCAAAAGGAAATGCTGTAGATCCAAAAGATAATGTTTATTGTGCATTATATAAAGAACAACAACCAGGATATTTAGCTGGTTATGCTGCTGTTAAAGAAGGTTATACAAAATTAGGATTTATGGGTGGTATTGCTTTACCAGCCGTTATTAACTATGGTTATGGATATTTACAAGGTGCTAATGATGCAGCTAAAGAATTAGGTATTAATGTTGAAGTGAAATATGCTTATACTGGTACATTTAATGAATCACCAGATATCAAATCAAAAGCTGCTGGATGGTATAACACTGGAACTGAAGTTATCTTCTCTTGTGGTGGACAAATTTGTAACTCAGTATTTGCTGCTGCTGAAGAATCAAATAAAATGTCAATTGGTGTAGATAGTGACCAAAAAGATGCAAGTAAAACTGTTTTAACTTCTGCAATGAAAGGTGTTAAAAAGACAGTTTATGATGAAATCGCTGCTGCATTTGATAACACATTTAAAGGTGGAGTTCATACACTAGATGCAACTGGTAATTATGTTGGATTATCAGAAGATTTCACAAGATTCAAAAAATTCACAAAATCTGATTATGATAAGGTTTTTGAAACTGTTAAGAGTGATAAAGTTAAAATCGTTACAAATGCTGATGTAGATAAAAATGCACAAGGTGATCCTAATACAAAAGTATTAAAAGATACATTTACAAATATTAAAGTTACATATGATAAATAA